In Nocardioides sp. JS614, the sequence CGCGACCACCTGCTCGGTGTGCGGCGAGACGACTTGGAGCGTGGCCGAGGTCGCCGGCGCCGCCCAGCCGCCGTCGATGAAGAACGCGGAGCGGTCGAGGGTCATGGGATCGGTTTCCTCTCGGGTGCGGTCACGGGGCGAGGGCGAAGAAGTCGGCGAAGCCCGACGGGTCGTGCCGGCCGATGCAGAAGTGCTCGAAGAGCCCGAAGCCCTCCTGGCCGTCGGCCCCTCCTTGGCTGCACAGCGCCCGCCCGACGTGGTCCACGCAACCGAACATGAACCGGCCCTGCACGGCCGGGTCGTCCAGCGCGTACGTGACCCGCTCGGCGAAGCCCGCGCCCTTCCAGGTGCCGTGGATCCAGTCCGGGTCGCCGCCGTAGCCGCCGCCGACGTGGAGGGGTACGGCGAGCCGGGACTCGACCTCGAGCACGAGCGGCTTGCCCTCGGGCGTCGTGCAGCGGATCGTCGCGCCGGTCGGCGTACGCGTGCCGGAGGCGTAGTGGACGTCGACCAGCGGCCAGCCGAGCTGCTCGACCCGGCCGTCCTTCCAGACCCGCGTGCAGTCGTTGAGGGTGCGGAACCCGTCGGGGTCCTCCTGGAGGATCAGCACGATCGCGAAGTCCTCGAACTGCAGCGGCACGTAGAGCCACCACATCCCCTCGAACGGCGGGTCGGACGGCGCGCCCGGCGGCTCGGCCTCCCCGACCGGGCGGATCCCCCAGGAGCGGTCCCGGCTGCCGACCCAGGTCGCCGGGTCGACGGTGATCTCCTCGCCGTCGATCGCGATCGTGCCGCGCCAGGTGCCGAGCTGGGCGAACCGCTGGGCGTCGAGGGTGACCCGGCTGCCGGAGCGCAGCACGTGCGGCTGCTCCTGGACCACCGGGCAGGTGCCCTCCCAGGTGAGGTCGAGCGCGATGCCCTCGGTCTCCTCGAGCACGACCCGGACGGTCTGCAGCGGCTCGGGGACCTCGACGCGGTAGCGGCCGACGTGCGGGTTGAGCCGGTCCTGGTCGATCAGGTCGGAGAGGTGCACGGCGGTCTGCTTGCCGTCGCGGGCGACCAGGACGAACGCGTCCTTGGTGCCGAGGTTGGGGTAGTAGCCGAGACCGGTGACCACCATGAGGTCGCCGGTGCGGTCGTGGGCGTTGAAGTACCAGCGGTCGTAGAAGTTGCGGTCGCTGCTGTTGGCCCAGGCCAGGGGCAGCGGCGCCTGGTGGAGCGGGAACTCGTCGAGCGGTCCGATGCCGGTCATGCTCCTGCTTCCTCGAGGAGGCGCTCCATCAGCGGCTTGTGGTGGAACAGCGTCTCGAGGTCGTCCGGGCGCTCGATCTCGCCGAAGTGGATCTGCCGGGCGCCGGTGCGCATGAACACGATGCACCACTGCACCGCGTTGTAGACGTGATACCAGTGCAGGTCGCCGACCTGGACGCCGGTGCGCTCGGCGTACGTCGCCCTGACGTCCTCCTCGCGCAGGAAGTGCGGCATGCCGGGAAGCTCGAGCATCCCGGTGATCGTCTCGAAGACCTGGTGGGCGAAGACCACCCACGACAGGTCGAGCTCGCGCGGGCCGAGCGCGGCCATCTCCCAGTCGAGGACGCCGACCGGCTCGAAGTCGCGGTAGAGCACGTTGCCGATGCGGGAGTCGCCCCAGCACAGCACGGCCTCGTCGGTGTCGGGCAGGTGCGCCTCGAGCCACGCCAGGCCGCGCTCGACCAGCGGGGAGCGGCCGATGTCGGCGACCGCGAACTCGTACCAGGCGCGGGTCCGCGCGAGGTTGCGGGCCAGCGGGGTCTCGCCGGGGTGTGCCGGGTCGAGGAACCCGAACCTCGTGGCGGCGTCGGGGATCGCGTGCAGCCGGGCGATCACGTCGACCGTGGCGTCCTGGAGCCGGCGCTGGTCCGCGTGGGTGGCGTCGTGGAGCCAGTTGTCGCCGAAGTTGTAGGGCAGCACGTCCTGCGGCACCAGCCCGTCGATGCGGTCCATGAGGAAGAACGGGGTGCCGAGCACCTCGCCGGTCGGCTCCATCCAGCGCACCTGTGGCACCGGGACGTCGGTGGTCTCGCCGACGATGCGGATCGCGTCGTACTGGTCCTGGAGCGCGTAGGTCGGGAAGACCGGGAGGTCGTCGAGCGCGGGTGCCACGCGGGCGACGTACTCCCCCAGCCGGCGCTCACCCCCCTCGGTCCAGGCGACGTCGAGGATCAGCGTCTCCGAGGACATCCCGTTGGCGTCCACGCCGCTGTGCAGCGTCACCACCGGGTCGGCCCCGTCGGGCAGCACCGGCGCCAGCCACCCGGCCAGCCGGGCCGGCACGGTGCTCGCCTCCCTGCTCGAGCGCTGCATCCTCAGGTCGGCCGGCGGCGGCGCCTGGGTCACGTTCCCCTCCCAACGGATCGCTGTGACATGGGTCTCAGCATTGGTGGAACGTGTTCTAGTTGTCAACTAGACGATTGCCGTCGCCGTCGACGGTTTCCCCGGTTCACCGGGGAAGTTGGAACTGTTGGCCCGAAGTTTCGGCCCAACAGTTCCGGTTTCCCCGGTGAACCGGGGAAACCGACCGCGGCCAACGCCCCTCACACGATGTCGGGGGCCGACACCCGGGCCTCGTCGGCCTCCTGGTCGGTGAGCTGCAGCTGGCTCTGCCGCTCGGCCTCGACCCGGCGCCGGTAGTGGTCGATCTCGTCGGCGGTGCGGGCGTCGTCCCAGCCGAGCTCACCGGCCATCAGCCGCGCGACCTCGGAGGCCACCCGGACACCGCGGTCGAAGGTCTCGATCGAGATGCGGGTACGGCGGGTCAGCAGGTCGTCGAGGTGCCGGGCACCCTCGTGGGTGACGGCGTAGACGACCTCGGCGGCGAGGTAGTCGTCCGCACCGTCCAGCGGCGCGGCCAGCTCGGGCCGGGTGGCCACCAGGTCGAGCAGGTCGTCGACCAGGCCGCCGTAGCGGCCGAGGAGGTGGTCGATCCGGGCGACGTGCAGCCCCGAACGACGCGAGAGGAGCACCCGCTGGTTGGCGCGGGTCTCCCAGTCGGCGGCGCCGACCAGCGGCACCCTGTCGGTGATCGAGTCGCGGACGGTGAGGTTCGCGGTGGTGCGCAGCGAGTGTGCGGCCGCGTCGACCGCATCCTTGCCCATCACCCGGTAGGTCGTGAGCTTGCCGCCCGCGATCATCACCAGCCCAGGGACCGGGGTGACCACGGTGTGCTCGCGGGAGATCCGCGAGGTCGGCTCCGACTCCCCGGACAGCAGCGGCCGGAGCCCGGCGTACACGCCCTGGACGTCGTCGTGGTCCAGCGGCTCGCGCAGGATCGCGTTGACGTGCTCGAGGACGTAGTCGATGTCGGCCCGCGACGCCGCGGGGTGCGCCTTGTCCAGGTCCCACGGCGTGTCGGTGGTGCCGATGATCCAGTGCCGGCCCCACGGGATCACGAACAGCACGGAGATCGCGGTGCGCACGATGAACCCCGCCTCGGAGCGGATCCGGTCGCGCGGCACGACGAGGTGGATGCCCTTGCTGGCCTGGACGTGCAGCGCGCCGCGGCCGCCGACCATCTCCTGGATCTCGTCGGTCCACACGCCGGCGGCGTTCACCACCACCCGCGCCCGCACCTCGAGCTCCTCCTGGGTCTCCAGGTCGAGGGCGCGTACGCCGACCACCCGCTCGCCCTCGCGGAGGAACCCGGTCACCTTGACCCGAGTGGCCACGTGCGCGCCGTGGGCGGCGGCGGTGCGGGCGAGCGTGACCACCAGCCGGGCGTCGTCGACCTGGCAGTCCCAGTACTGGATCGCACCGGTGATCGTCTCCGCCCGGAAGTCCGGGGCGATCCGCGCCACGTGGCGGCGCAGCAGGTGCTTGTGCCGCGGCAGCCCCATGTCACCCTGGCTCCGCAGCGCGCCGAGGGCCGCCATCCCGTCGTACAGCGTGAGCCCCGCGGCGACGTAGGGGCGCTCCCAGCCGCGATGGGTCAGCGGGTAGAGGAACGGGACCGGCCGGACCAGGTGCGGCGCCAGTCGGGTGAGCAGCAGGCCACGCTCCTGGAGCGCCTCGCGGACCAGGCCGAAGTCGAGCATCTCCAGGTAGCGCAGGCCACCGTGGATCAGCTTGCTGCTGCGGCTGCTGGTGCCGCTGGCCAGGTCGCGCTGCTCGAGCAGCCCGGTGCTCAGGCCGCGGGTCACCGCGTCCAGCGCGGTGCCGGCACCGGTCACGCCGCCGCCGACGACCAGGACGTCCAGCTCGGGCCGGACCCCGGCGGGCTGGCCGCCGGTCGACCGCATGGCGGCGAGCGCTCGGTCGCGGGCCTGCGGGCTGAGGGCGCTGGGCTGGCTCATATGCCCAGTCTCGCAAAGATCGGGATCGGCGATGTCGCCCCGCGGGCCGCCCCGACCCGGTTGAATGGAGGCATGGCCGGTCGACCGGTGCGCCGCGTCGCCATCACTGTCCTGCTGGTCGCGGCGTGCGCGCTCGTCCTCGCCATCGTCGGCGTCGCGTGGCCGACCCGCCTGGCCGAGGAGTCGCCCGCCGCACCGCCGCTCGCCGACACACCGGCGCTGGTCCCGACCGGCCTGCCCGCGGGCGAGGACGCCGCCCCGGTGACCGAGCCGCCCACCGAGCCGCCGCCGCGCACCGCGACGATCCTGCTGGGCGGGGACCTGCTGTGGCACAACACCGTCTGGCACAGCGCGGCGGAGGACCATGCCCGCACCGGCGCCGGCGACCGGTTCGACTTCGATCCGATGTTCGCGATGCTGCGGCCGTACGTCGAGTCCGCCGACCTGGCCGTGTGCCACGAGGAAGTGCCGTTCGCCGCGCCGGGCGGGCCGCTGCACAGCTACCCGGTGTTCGCCGCCCCACACCAGATCGCGGCCTGGATCGGAACCATGGGCTGGGATGCCTGCACCACGGCCTCCAACCACAGCATGGACGCCGGGGTGGACGGGATCGTCCGGACCGCCGACCTGCTCGACCGGGCCGGGGTCGCCCACGTCGGCACGTTCCGCAGCGCCGCGGAGCGCCGCGACCCGGTGGTGCTCACCACCGGCGACGGGGTGCGGGTCGCGATCGTGGCGGCGACGTACGGGCTGAACGGCTACGTGCTCCCCGCGGGGCAGGAGTGGGCCGTCGCTCAGCTCGGCGACGCCGACGACCTGCTCGCCCAGGCGGGCCGGGCGCGCCGGGCCGGTGCGGACGTCGTGGTCGCGCACGTGCACTGGGGCACGGAGTACGACCACCTCCCCGACGCCGCCCAGCTCGCCCTCGCCGAGCAGCTGACCGCGTCCCCCGACATCGACCTGGTCGTCGGCGAGCACGCGCACGTGGTGCAGCCGATCACCCGGGTGAACGGCACCTGGGTCGTCTACGGCATGGGCAACATGGTGGCCCAGAGCGAGCTCGAGCGGCCGGCGGCGTACGAAGGCATCACCGTCCGCGCCGAGGTCACCGAGCGGCCGGACGGGAGCTGGCGGGTCAGCGGCCTGTCCTACCTGCCGACCCAGTGGAACCACTACGTCCCGGGCCAGCCCATCCGGATCCAGCGCGCGACCGGTGCCCACCTCGCGTCGATCCGGTCGGCGGTCGACGGACTCGGCGGCAACGCCGGCCTCCTCGAGCAGTAGCGGCTAGCGACGCACCCGCGGGCCGAGGTCGCCGCGATGGTCGCTGATCATCGTGTGCGTGGCCCGGGTCTGCGCGACGAGCCCGGCGTCGAGGTCGGCGATCGCCAGTCCCTCCTCCTCGGCGAGCCGGGCGATCGGTCGCCCCTCGGGGTCGTAGACCGCCGAGCCGCCGATGAACTCGAACCCGCCGCACCGGCCGGTCAGCCCGGAGAACACGACGTACATGCCGTTCTCGACGGCGCGCGCGGCGTAGTAGAGGTCGCGGCGGTGGGCACCGCCGGGGAAGTACGCCGCCGAGCTCAGGTAGCCGACCGCGCCGTCGCGCGCCGCGGCCTGCGCGTGCTCGGGGAAGCAGCCGTCGTAGCAGATCGACAGGCCCAGCTCGAGGCCGTCGACCTCGATCGAGGTGCCGTGGTCGCCGACGGTGAAGAAGGTCTTCTCGAGCCCGTCCAGGTGCTGCTTGTCGTACGGCGCGTCCGCGCGGCCGTCCGGCCGCACCACGATCTGCGAGAGCCGGCGCTCGGCACCCCGGCGCAGCGCCGTGCCCACGACGACCGTGACCCCGGCGGCGGACTCCGCGCGCAGCGGGTCCAGCCACCCGCCGTCGAGCCCCTCGGCATCCGGCAGCGGGCCGTCGAACGCGGCGACGTCGTACCCGGTCAGGAACGCCTCGGGCAGCACCAGCACCCGGACGTCCTGGGTCGCGGCGAGCCGGGTGAGCCGCGCGGCCGTGCGCACGTTCGCGTCGAGGTCGCCGCTGACCGAGACCGCCTGCCCGGCCGCGACCCTCACGCCGGCCTCACTCGACGACGATCTCGACGCGCTGGAACTCCTTGAGCTCGGTGTAGCCGGTGGTCGCCATCGAGCGGCGCAGCGCGCCCATCAGGTTCATCGTGCCGTCGGCGACCCGGGACGGGCCGAACAGGATCTCCTCGATCGTCCCGACGGTCTCGAACTGCACCCGCTGGCCGCGGGGCAGGTCGTGGTG encodes:
- a CDS encoding phosphotransferase family protein, encoding MTQAPPPADLRMQRSSREASTVPARLAGWLAPVLPDGADPVVTLHSGVDANGMSSETLILDVAWTEGGERRLGEYVARVAPALDDLPVFPTYALQDQYDAIRIVGETTDVPVPQVRWMEPTGEVLGTPFFLMDRIDGLVPQDVLPYNFGDNWLHDATHADQRRLQDATVDVIARLHAIPDAATRFGFLDPAHPGETPLARNLARTRAWYEFAVADIGRSPLVERGLAWLEAHLPDTDEAVLCWGDSRIGNVLYRDFEPVGVLDWEMAALGPRELDLSWVVFAHQVFETITGMLELPGMPHFLREEDVRATYAERTGVQVGDLHWYHVYNAVQWCIVFMRTGARQIHFGEIERPDDLETLFHHKPLMERLLEEAGA
- a CDS encoding glycerol-3-phosphate dehydrogenase/oxidase gives rise to the protein MSQPSALSPQARDRALAAMRSTGGQPAGVRPELDVLVVGGGVTGAGTALDAVTRGLSTGLLEQRDLASGTSSRSSKLIHGGLRYLEMLDFGLVREALQERGLLLTRLAPHLVRPVPFLYPLTHRGWERPYVAAGLTLYDGMAALGALRSQGDMGLPRHKHLLRRHVARIAPDFRAETITGAIQYWDCQVDDARLVVTLARTAAAHGAHVATRVKVTGFLREGERVVGVRALDLETQEELEVRARVVVNAAGVWTDEIQEMVGGRGALHVQASKGIHLVVPRDRIRSEAGFIVRTAISVLFVIPWGRHWIIGTTDTPWDLDKAHPAASRADIDYVLEHVNAILREPLDHDDVQGVYAGLRPLLSGESEPTSRISREHTVVTPVPGLVMIAGGKLTTYRVMGKDAVDAAAHSLRTTANLTVRDSITDRVPLVGAADWETRANQRVLLSRRSGLHVARIDHLLGRYGGLVDDLLDLVATRPELAAPLDGADDYLAAEVVYAVTHEGARHLDDLLTRRTRISIETFDRGVRVASEVARLMAGELGWDDARTADEIDHYRRRVEAERQSQLQLTDQEADEARVSAPDIV
- a CDS encoding CapA family protein, which produces MAGRPVRRVAITVLLVAACALVLAIVGVAWPTRLAEESPAAPPLADTPALVPTGLPAGEDAAPVTEPPTEPPPRTATILLGGDLLWHNTVWHSAAEDHARTGAGDRFDFDPMFAMLRPYVESADLAVCHEEVPFAAPGGPLHSYPVFAAPHQIAAWIGTMGWDACTTASNHSMDAGVDGIVRTADLLDRAGVAHVGTFRSAAERRDPVVLTTGDGVRVAIVAATYGLNGYVLPAGQEWAVAQLGDADDLLAQAGRARRAGADVVVAHVHWGTEYDHLPDAAQLALAEQLTASPDIDLVVGEHAHVVQPITRVNGTWVVYGMGNMVAQSELERPAAYEGITVRAEVTERPDGSWRVSGLSYLPTQWNHYVPGQPIRIQRATGAHLASIRSAVDGLGGNAGLLEQ
- a CDS encoding carbon-nitrogen hydrolase family protein; the protein is MRVAAGQAVSVSGDLDANVRTAARLTRLAATQDVRVLVLPEAFLTGYDVAAFDGPLPDAEGLDGGWLDPLRAESAAGVTVVVGTALRRGAERRLSQIVVRPDGRADAPYDKQHLDGLEKTFFTVGDHGTSIEVDGLELGLSICYDGCFPEHAQAAARDGAVGYLSSAAYFPGGAHRRDLYYAARAVENGMYVVFSGLTGRCGGFEFIGGSAVYDPEGRPIARLAEEEGLAIADLDAGLVAQTRATHTMISDHRGDLGPRVRR